A genomic region of Raphanus sativus cultivar WK10039 chromosome 6, ASM80110v3, whole genome shotgun sequence contains the following coding sequences:
- the LOC108805765 gene encoding RING-H2 finger protein ATL5, translating into MGIAEESSKPMWGSISHASPGHALSGKIMISSVIILSVALTMIICFHSYARWLFRRQNRRIRRRIRAHILSLSSSSLTPLDPAVLEKIPIFVYSSETTHQSPLEECSVCLSEFEEDDKGRLLPKCGHAFHVDCIDTWFRSSSTCPLCRAPVQPEYLSTLPEQAAPVKPVEDIETGSSSSSSSSSSSSSSPLRFPLEACEREPIDLVGLTVEIPAEFEGSVNPVLSLKRLWSI; encoded by the coding sequence ATGGGAATAGCAGAAGAAAGCAGCAAGCCAATGTGGGGGAGCATCAGCCACGCTTCTCCAGGCCACGCTCTCAGTGGCAAAATCATGATTTCCTCCGTCATCATCCTCTCCGTCGCCCTTACTATGATCATCTGCTTCCACAGCTACGCCAGATGGCTATTCCGTCGTCAGAACCGTCGCATTCGCCGCCGGATTCGTGCTCACATCctttctctctcctcctcctctctcacCCCTCTCGATCCAGCGGTGCTCGAGAAGATTCCGATCTTCGTTTACTCCTCGGAGACTACTCATCAATCGCCACTGGAGGAGTGTTCCGTTTGCTTGTCGGAGTTCGAGGAAGATGACAAAGGCCGTCTCCTCCCGAAATGTGGCCACGCTTTTCACGTAGATTGCATCGATACTTGGTTCCGTTCCAGTTCCACTTGCCCTCTTTGCAGAGCTCCGGTTCAACCAGAATATCTGTCGACACTACCCGAACAAGCCGCTCCGGTTAAACCGGTCGAAGACATTGAAACCGGAagttcttcttcctcctcctcttcttcttcttcttcttcttcgccgtTGAGGTTTCCTCTGGAGGCGTGCGAGAGAGAACCGATAGATTTGGTTGGTCTCACGGTGGAGATTCCCGCAGAATTTGAAGGCTCTGTTAACCCGGTTTTATCATTGAAAAGGTTATGGAGCATCTAA